In Raphanus sativus cultivar WK10039 chromosome 5, ASM80110v3, whole genome shotgun sequence, the following proteins share a genomic window:
- the LOC108858958 gene encoding F-box protein At2g38590-like: MTKISDLPVNLVEEILSKVPMKYMRAVRLTCKEWDTLSKSRSFSKMHIDKINAGHDDQSMMVAALMGYSLYLMKVFPVVDEDPLIEYEGKLNKEIRISQVFHCDGLLLCVLEDDYAKVIVWNPYWGQTRSIECRCSSPPDGRIRFSYALGYEEKGSSCRAYKFLRFIDQYVGDAVGDKFIWYEVYDFESSSWKTLDVTPHWFILSHQHGVSLMGNTYWLALPRNIDHEDALDRNRIICFDFTSESFGPLLRLPFDARDDDIVTLSCVRDEKLAVLFAHDDGLAIPLEFEIWITTKNETEEVSWSKFLSVVDALLIPYDFFFIDEEKKVAMGFELEVEEDSTTFSIVGEAGYLKKLELGKRLGTDRSTACSYVASLVNIKQPDAGCKRKQESELEKQRYDQNMARLVAIEKRTRVW, translated from the coding sequence ATGACGAAGATCTCCGATCTTCCGGTAAATTTAGTAGAGGAGATTCTCTCAAAGGTTCCCATGAAATATATGAGAGCAGTGAGATTAACTTGCAAAGAGTGGGACACTTTATCCAAGAGTCGAAGCTTTTCAAAGATGCACATTGATAAAATAAACGCAGGTCATGATGATCAGTCTATGATGGTCGCTGCCTTGATGGGTTACAGCCTATATCTCATGAAGGTCTTTCCCGTCGTTGATGAAGATCCATTAATAGAATATGAAGGTAAACTTAACAAAGAAATCAGGATATCTCAAGTTTTCCACTGTGACGGTTTGTTGTTATGCGTCTTGGAAGATGATTATGCCAAAGTTATCGTTTGGAATCCTTATTGGGGTCAAACAAGGTCGATAGAATGTAGATGTTCTTCGCCCCCAGACGGAAGGATCAGGTTCAGTTATGCTCTAGGATACGAGGAAAAAGGCTCATCTTGTCGTGCCTACAAGTTCTTGAGGTTTATAGATCAGTACGTTGGCGATGCGGTCGGAGACAAGTTTATATGGTACGAGGTTTACGATTTCGAGTCTAGTTCATGGAAGACTCTTGATGTTACTCCACACTGGTTTATACTATCTCATCAGCATGGCGTGTCTCTCATGGGAAACACTTACTGGCTTGCTTTACCAAGGAACATAGATCACGAAGACGCGCTTGATCGCAACCGCATAATCTGTTTCGATTTTACAAGCGAGAGTTTTGGTCCTCTTCTGCGTCTGCCGTTTGACGCTCGTGATGATGACATTGTGACTTTATCGTGTGTTAGGGATGAGAAGCTTGCGGTTTTATTCGCTCATGATGACGGATTAGCAATTCCATTGGAGTTTGAGATATGGATTACTACTAAGAATGAGACCGAAGAGGTGTCGTGGAGCAAGTTTTTGAGTGTGGTGGACGCGCTTCTGATTCCATATGATTTTTTCTTCATTGACGAGGAGAAGAAAGTAGCCATGGGTTTTGAATTAGAAGTAGAAGAAGACTCCACAACATTTAGCATCGTTGGAGAGGCTGGATACTTGAAgaagctggagctcggaaaacGTTTAGGCACAGACAGGTCAACTGCGTGCTCTTATGTCGCAAGCCTAGTTAACATCAAGCAACCTGATGCAGGATGTAAAAGGAAACAAGAAAGCGAGTTAGAAAAGCAACGATACGATCAAAACATGGCGAGACTTGTTGCAATTGAAAAACGTACCAGGGTTTGGTAA
- the LOC108805090 gene encoding pentatricopeptide repeat-containing protein At3g09040, mitochondrial, producing the protein MYCRIVVLKIMNFRALSTPSSSSKVDSFSFLLRRFSSSTDLVQRISGRFSPSYDQIHNSLLETCLEQCKQFKNRKVFDEMPQRTVHAFRTGKAVHSRSLKLGIDTKGRLSNSILDLYAKCKETAYAEKVFDSVEKDVTGWNSMLSMYSSIGIPTKVLRSFVSLFESLFFPDKFTFSIVLSTCARERNVEFGRQIHCCMVKTGFERNSYCGGALVDMYAKCDFIGDAQRVFDGVVDPNPVCWTCLLSGYVKAGLPEEAVTVFERMRDEGHRPDHLAFVTVINTYINLGKLEDARLLFGEMPSPDVVAWNVMISGHGKRGCESVAVEYFLNMRKSGVRSTRSTLGSVLSAVGIVANLDLGLVVHAEAIKQGLACNIYVGSSLVSMYSKCEKMEDAAKVFEALEERNDVLWNAMIRGYAHNGEAHKVMELFMDMRCSGHNIDDFTFTSLLSTCAASHDLEMGSQFHSVIIKKKLADNLFVGNALVDMYAKCGGVEDARKVFERMCGRDNVSWNTMIGGYVQDENESEAFDLFKRMNSCGMVSDGSCLASTLKACANVRGLYQGKQAHCLSVKCGLDTDLHAGSSLIDMYAKCGVIEDSRRVFSSMPEWSVVSMNALIAGYSQNNLEEAVVLFREMLTRDVNPSEITFATIVEACDKPERLALGTQFHGQIIKRGVSYEGEYLGISLLGLYMNACRMVEACVLFSELPSPKSIVLWTGLMSGHSQNGFYEEALKFYKEMRRDGALPDQATFVTVLRVCSVLSSLREGRAIHSLTFHLAHDLDELTSNTLIDMYAKCGDMKSSSQVFNEMRRGSNVVSWNSIINGYAKNGYAEEALKLFVTMRQSQIMPDEITFLGVLTACSHAGKVSEGRKSFEMMVSQYGIEARVDHVACMVDLLGRWGYLEEADDFIKAQNLEPDARLWSSLLGACRIHGDDIRGEMAAEKLIELEPQNSAAYVLLSNIYASQGRWEKVNALRKDMKDRGVRKVPGYSWIDVGQGTHVFGAGDKSHSDIGKIEKFLEDIYVLVKDDAIVNHDIKEHASHDCI; encoded by the coding sequence atGTATTGTCGGATTGTTGTCCTAAAAATCATGAATTTTCGAGCTCTCTCAACGCCGTCCTCGTCCTCCAAGGTCGATTCTTTCTCCTTTCTACTACGTCGTTTTAGTTCATCCACGGACCTGGTTCAGCGAATCTCCGGAAGATTCTCTCCCAGCTATGATCAGATACACAACAGTCTCCTCGAAACATGTTTGGAGCAGTGCAAGCAATTCAAGAACCGCaaggtgttcgacgaaatgcctcAGAGAACTGTACACGCCTTTAGGACCGGCAAAGCTGTACATTCCCGGAGCTTGAAACTCGGAATCGATACAAAAGGGAGATTAAGCAACTCCATCTTGGATTTATATGCCAAGTGTAAGGAAACGGCTTACGCTGAGAAGGTTTTCGACTCTGTTGAAAAGGATGTAACGGGTTGGAACTCGATGCTATCTATGTATTCGAGCATTGGGATACCAACAAAGGTCTTGAGGAGTTTTGTATCGTTGTTTGAGAGTTTGTTTTTTCCGGATAAGTTCACTTTTTCGATTGTTTTATCAACGTGTGCCAGGGAGAGGAATGTAGAGTTTGGTAGACAGATTCATTGCTGTATGGTGAAGACCGGTTTCGAAAGGAACTCTTATTGTGGAGGGGCTTTGGTTGATATGTACGCTAAGTGTGACTTTATAGGTGATGCTCAACGAGTTTTCGATGGGGTAGTGGATCCTAATCCGGTTTGCTGGACATGTTTGCTTTCTGGATATGTCAAGGCTGGTTTACCAGAGGAAGCAGTTACAGTTTTTGAAAGGATGCGGGATGAAGGTCATCGTCCTGACCATCTAGCTTTTGTGACTGTTATAAATACGTATATTAATTTGGGGAAGCTGGAAGATGCACGTCTGTTGTTCGGGGAGATGCCAAGTCCTGATGTGGTAGCGTGGAATGTAATGATATCAGGGCATGGGAAACGAGGGTGTGAGTCGGTGGCTGTTgagtattttcttaatatgcgGAAGTCTGGTGTTAGATCCACGCGTTCTACACTAGGAAGCGTTTTAAGCGCCGTTGGGATTGTAGCAAATCTTGATCTAGGTTTGGTAGTTCACGCAGAGGCTATTAAACAAGGACTTGCGTGTAATATATATGTTGGGAGTTCTTTGGTCAGCATGTACTCGAAGTGTGAGAAAATGGAAGATGCTGCTAAAGTGTTTGAAGCTTTGGAGGAGAGAAATGATGTCTTGTGGAACGCGATGATAAGAGGTTATGCACATAACGGAGAAGCCCACAAGGTTATGGAACTGTTTATGGATATGAGATGCTCTGGTCATAATATTGACGATTTTACATTTACTAGCCTGTTAAGCACTTGTGCTGCATCGCATGATTTAGAAATGGGCAGCCAGTTTCACTCGGTTATCATCAAGAAGAAACTAGCGGATAACTTATTCGTGGGAAATGCATTGGTAGATATGTATGCGAAATGCGGAGGTGTTGAAGATGCAAGGAAGGTTTTTGAGCGCATGTGTGGTCGTGATAATGTATCCTGGAACACGATGATTGGTGGTTATGTCCAAGATGAGAACGAGAGTGAGGCTTTTGACTTGTTCAAGAGGATGAACTCGTGCGGTATGGTGTCTGATGGATCATGTTTAGCTAGCACACTTAAGGCTTGCGCAAATGTTCGTGGTCTTTATCAAGGAAAGCAAGCTCACTGCCTCTCCGTCAAGTGTGGCTTAGACACGGATCTTCATGCTGGTAGCTCGCTGATTGACATGTATGCCAAGTGTGGGGTCATCGAAGACTCACGTAGAGTTTTCTCTTCTATGCCTGAGTGGAGCGTTGTGTCGATGAATGCTCTAATTGCAGGCTATTCTCAGAACAACTTGGAAGAAGCTGTTGTTCTCTTTCGAGAAATGCTGACCAGAGATGTTAACCCATCTGAAATCACTTTTGCCACCATTGTTGAAGCTTGTGATAAACCAGAAAGGTTGGCCCTAGGAACACAGTTCCACGGTCAAATAATTAAGAGAGGGGTTTCATATGAAGGTGAATATCTAGGGATTTCCCTTTTGGGCTTGTACATGAACGCATGTAGAATGGTGGAGGCGTGTGTTCTTTTCTCGGAGTTACCAAGCCCTAAAAGCATCGTTCTGTGGACGGGGTTGATGTCAGGGCATAGCCAGAACGGTTTCTATGAGGAAGCTTTGAAGTTCTACAAAGAAATGCGTCGTGATGGTGCTTTACCTGACCAAGCAACATTTGTCACTGTTCTTCGAGTGTGCTCTGTCTTATCCTCCTTAAGAGAAGGTAGAGCGATCCATTCTCTTACCTTCCACTTGGCTCATGACCTAGACGAGTTAACATCTAACACCCTTATAGACATGTATGCCAAATGTGGGGACATGAAAAGTTCATCACAAGTTTTTAACGAAATGAGGCGTGGAAGCAACGTTGTCTCATGGAACTCCATCATCAATGGATATGCTAAAAATGGTTACGCTGAAGAAGCCCTTAAGTTATTTGTCACCATGAGACAGTCGCAAATCATGCCAGATGAAATCACCTTCCTAGGTGTTCTTACAGCTTGTAGCCATGCAGGGAAAGTGTCAGAAGGACGGAAGAGTTTTGAGATGATGGTTAGTCAATATGGTATTGAAGCGCGTGTAGATCATGTAGCTTGTATGGTTGATCTTCTTGGAAGATGGGGTTATCTTGAAGAAGCTGATGACTTCATAAAAGCGCAAAACCTGGAACCAGATGCAAGATTATGGTCATCGCTTCTTGGTGCATGTAGGATCCATGGAGATGACATTAGAGGAGAAATGGCTGCTGAGAAGCTCATTGAACTTGAACCACAAAACTCGGCAGCTTATGTTCTTCTTTCAAACATATATGCCTCACAGGGACGCTGGGAGAAGGTCAATGCTTTGAGGAAAGACATGAAAGACAGAGGAGTCAGGAAGGTACCTGGATATAGctggattgatgtgggacagGGAACACACGTTTTTGGTGCAGGAGACAAATCTCATTCTGACATAGGAAAAATCGAGAAGTTCCTTGAAGATATATATGTTTTGGTGAAAGATGATGCCATCGTCAATCATGATATCAAAGAACATGCTTCTCATGATTGTATCTAA